A single Caretta caretta isolate rCarCar2 chromosome 2, rCarCar1.hap1, whole genome shotgun sequence DNA region contains:
- the EDN1 gene encoding endothelin-1, with protein MDCTQMILSLLFVLCPGAQETGAELSAPATASVAEVRPSSATWPLRRAKRCSCSTLMDKECVYFCHLDIIWVNTPERTVPYGLGGPSRSRRSLEDRAPWKQPESSKRCRCAHQKDKRCLNFCQTGKELWAQSTMEKGWDHLNKGEDCMGLGLKCVHRQLLNSRKMRRLEAIGNSIKASFSIAKLKAALHEVKRLKHNRTHKRQSTWESLKTTS; from the exons ATGGACTGTACACAGATGATTCTCTCCCTGCTGTTCGTGCTCTGCCCAGGAGCCCAGGAAACAG GTGCTGAGCTGAGCGCTCCTGCGACCGCTTCTGTCGCCGAGGTTCGTCCTTCTAGCGCCACCTGGCCGCTGCGCAGGGCCAAGCGCTGCTCCTGCTCCACCTTGATGGATAAGGAGTGTGTCTACTTCTGCCACCTCGACATCATCTGGGTCAACACCCCGGA GCGGACTGTGCCATATGGGCTTGGTGGCCCTTCTCGATCGAGGCGGTCTCTGGAAGATAGAGCCCCTTGGAAGCAACCAGAATCTAGCAAGAGATGCCGATGTGCCCACCAAAAAGACAAGAGGTGTCTGAACTTCTgccagacaggaaaagaactctG GGCTCAGTCCACAATGGAGAAGGGCTGGGATCATCTTAACAAAGGTGAAGATTGCATGGGACTCGGACTGAAGTGTGTGCACAGGCAACTACTTAACAGCAGGAAAATGAGAAG ACTAGAAGCCATTGGTAACAGTATCAAAGCTTCCTTCAGTATCGCAAAGTTAAAGGCTGCACTCCATGAAGTGAAGAGGCTGAAGCATAACAGAACACATAAAAGGCAAAGCACCTGGGAAAGTCTGAAAACAACTTCTTAG